A genomic window from Lycium barbarum isolate Lr01 chromosome 4, ASM1917538v2, whole genome shotgun sequence includes:
- the LOC132637303 gene encoding uncharacterized protein LOC132637303, which translates to MRTMKEARFPDEIRTNPNKRNTDLWCHFYSTHGHATEDCVNLRVDVAQLLRAGHLKEYISNRANLNLSKNHGNKPDEAPQPIHTINMMFEGKTINKITYTTLRKSKVSFTIESRGWDPAESRSISFTNSDREGPVPLHNNALVISVQIMNSFIKRVLIDPESSANIIQQRILKEMGIDDAIIPTIKVLVGFNMASELTQGEIELPVHADECGGNVSKAGEQNIRGTDRQNHGSLHRRHAGQILHEAELGEVCLRGSFANIPGLFGFLAEGIKMNPDKVNAIQEMSEELGNVKAV; encoded by the exons ATGAGGACGATGAAGGAGGCCAGATTTCCGGATGAGATCCGAACCAACCCGAATAAGAGAAACACCGATTTGTGGTGTCACTTCTATAGCACTCACGGGCATGCTACAGAGGATTGCGTGAACCTGAGAGTCGATGTGGCCCAACTCTTACGAGCCGGGCATCTCAAGGAATATATCAGTAACCGGGCCAATCTCAACTTAAGCAAGAATCATGGGAATAAGCCAGACGAGGCACCTCAACCTATTCATACGATTAACATGATGTTCGAGGGGAAAACAATAAACAAGATAACTTACACCACTCTCCGAAAATCCAAGGTGTCGTTTACAATAGAGAGTCGAGGCTGGGACCCCGCCGAGAGTAGGAGCATATCCTTCACCAACAGTGACCGCGAAGGACCTGTCCCTCTTCACAATAATGCCCTGGTAATATCTGTTCAAATTATGAATTCTTTCATTAAGCGTGTGTTGATTGATCCAGAAAGTTCTGCAAACATTATCCAGCAACGCATCCTGAAGGAAATGGGGATAGATGACGCCATCATCCCCACAATTAAAGTGCTGGTCGGGTTTAATATGGCAAGTGAGTTGACCCAAGGGGAGATTGAGCTGCCGGTTCATGCCGATG AATGTGGGGGCAACGTATCAAAGGCTGGTGAACAAAATATTCGTGGAACAGATCGGCAAAACCATGGAAGTTTACATCGACGACATGCTGGTCAA ATATTGCATGAAGCTGAACtaggagaagtgtgccttcggggTTCGTTCGCGAATATTCCTGGGCTATTTGGTTTCCTTGCTGAGGGTATCAAGATGAACCCAGACAAGGTCAATGCCATTCAGGAAATGTCGGAGGAACTGGGCAACGTCAAAGCTGTATAG